Proteins encoded together in one Bactrocera neohumeralis isolate Rockhampton chromosome 4, APGP_CSIRO_Bneo_wtdbg2-racon-allhic-juicebox.fasta_v2, whole genome shotgun sequence window:
- the LOC126757422 gene encoding uncharacterized protein LOC126757422, with product MGWFSFSTLLAFLELVISFAALIAKKITDSQGEQVFKRNQKLSTEWSLLNNLNWSQAGNDFSIIVYGGYTFIAGVFLLSRMKANKFEMCEKTLLYCGTIFFVTQACLVFGTLEYIPDDIQINALVLGTLSVIGSLLFFIDICYNSSLKYVVSRAVQTETYCSLSNQLSSIQQKPPSSSHALGRESVQKDFSGNELYIKPLSINLKKCQTNNGIQIKNLKRVLQTDV from the exons ATGGGTTGGTTTTCGTTTTCAACACTGCTTGCATTTTTAGAATTA gTAATATCTTTCGCTGCTTTAATcgcaaaaaaaataacagaCAGCCAAGGTGAGCAAGTTTttaaaagaaaccaaaaattatcAACTGAATGGAGCTTACTTAATAACTTAAATTGGTCTCAGGCTGGAAACGACTTCAGTATTATAGTTTATGGTGGATACACTTTTATAGCTGGGGTTTTTTTGTTGTCAAG aatgaaagcaaataaatttgaaatgtgtgagaaaacaTTGCTGTACTGTGGCACAATATTTTTCGTGACTCAAG ctTGTTTAGTGTTTGGAACTTTGGAGTACATACCAGATGATATTCAAATAAATGCGCTAGTTCTGGGAACATTATCAGTTATCGGATCcttattattctttattgacATTTGCTACAACTCTTCTTTAAAATATGTTGTATCAAGGGCGGTACAAACTGAGACATACTGTTCGCTTTCAAATCAGTTGTCAAGTATTCAACAAAAGCCACCATCATCTTCCCATGCATTAGGTCGAGAAAGCGTTCAAAAAGACTTTTCTGGAAACGAATTATATATTAAACCActgtcaataaatttaaaaaaatgtcaaacaaataacggcatacaaattaaaaatttaaaacgtgTTTTGCAAACTGATGTATaa